In one Gadus morhua chromosome 15, gadMor3.0, whole genome shotgun sequence genomic region, the following are encoded:
- the lyrm7 gene encoding complex III assembly factor LYRM7, whose product MGTRLKVLSVFKALHRTRLAVFKDDNTALTAARLKINEEFQKNKNEASEENISKMINIGSSVETVLRKAVIQAEHVAEDRILLRPRESLLLENVPYSDTPRNKR is encoded by the exons ATGGGTACCCGTCTGAAG GTCCTCAGCGTGTTCAAAGCGTTGCACAGAACAAGGCTCGCTGTGTTCAAAGATGATAACACAGCATTGACAG CTGCAAGGTTAAAGATTAACGAGGAGttccagaaaaacaaaaatgaggCTTCAGAGGAAAACATTAGCAAG ATGATTAACATCGGTTCATCTGTGGAAACTGTTCTCCGCAAAGCAGTCATTCAAGCTGAACACGTGGCAGAAGATAGGATAT tGCTTAGACCAAGAGAGAGCCTTCTTCTCGAAAATGTGCCATACAGTGACACGCCAAGGAATAAAAGATGA